One Gordonia pseudamarae genomic window, TAGTATCGGCGCCATGCAGCTTCACGATGTGATCTCCGACGCCCCCACCACCACCGATGCGGCGGCCGACCTGTTCGACTCGCTGGACGCCGTCGAGCCCGAGTTCATGATCGGTACCTGGCGGGGCGCGGAAATGCCCACCGGACATCCCATCGACGGTGCACTCGCCGCCAGCGGATGGTGGGGCAAACAGTTCATCGACGCCGAGAACGTACACCCGCTGCTGTTCCCCGGCCGCGACGGCAAGAGTCTGTGGCCGATGAACCCGGTGCTGGCGTTCAGCGCCCTCGGCGCGCTGCGCGCCGCGCCGCAGCTGCGCAACGTCTCGTTCGCCGGGCCGATCGGCGTCACCAACTTCGCCACCCGTGCCCGCGGATCCAAGGCCCGCCTGCGCACCACCCGCTACCGGGGTGTCGACTCGGCCACCATGGTCTACGACCAGCTCCCCATCAACGACGTCTTCCACCGCATTTCCGACGACGCCGTGCTCGGTGCCATGGACCTGAAAGGCGTTCAGCGTCCGTACTTCTTCGTCCTGCGGCGCGACGAGTCCCTGCCGGTGAGGTGACGCGGCGCATCCGGCCGCATGGGCGGACCGGACATAATGGCTGTCATGCGCGTGCTGGTGGTCGACGACGAGGTGCGGCTGGCGCGGTCCATCCGGGCCGGGCTGGTGGCCGAGGGTTGCGCCGTGGACCTCGCCCACACCGGTACCGACGGGTTGTGGCTGGCGCAGGAGAACAGCTACGACACGATCGTGCTCGATCTGATGCTGCCCGGTCTCAACGGATATCAGGTGACGCGGGAGTTGCGGTCGGCGCAGAACTGGACCCCCGTACTGATGCTGACCGCCAAGGACGGCGAGTGGGATCAGATCGAGGGCCTGGACACCGGTGCCGACGACTACCTGACCAAACCGTTCTCGTTTCCGGTGCTGGTGGCCAGGATCCGGGCGTTGTCCCGGCGTGGTGCCACCCCGCGCCCGGCCGTTCTGGCGGCGGGTGATCTGCGGCACGACCCGGCGGCGGGCCGAACCTGGCGCGGTGACACCGAGATCGGGCTGACGGCCCGCGAAACGGCGATGCTGGCGCTGCTGATGCGCAACGCCGGTGATGTGGTGTCCAAGCAGAAGATTCTGGAATCTTTGTGGGACATGAACTTTGACGGTGATCCGAACATCGTCGAGGTGTATATCCGGCATCTGCGCAACAAGATCGACAGGCCGTTCGCCCGCGCGTCGATCCAGACGGTCCGCGGTGCGGGCTACCGATTGGCGGCCGACGGTGGGTGAGGTGCTACGCCGGCTGACCGCGTCGATCCGGGTCCGGGCCACGCTCGGGGCGCTCGTGGTCGTGGCGGTGGTGCTGGCGGCGGCGGCCGTGGCGCTCGTCCTGCTGCAACGAGATGCGTTGCGATCGGGCGCCGCCGACACCGCGGCCGCCCGGGCGGCGCAGATCTCCGGTCAGGTCACCGCGGCCGGCCCGCCGGCCACCCTGGTCGGCGAGTCCGAGGACGACAAGGACTACGACGAGGACGACGAGGAGGATCCCGAACCCGATGACGTGGTGTCGCAGATCTACGCCGGCGACCGCCTGGTCGTGTCATCGCAACCGGGGGTGATGGTTCCGAGCCATCGCGGCATCGTCGAACTGGCCGGTGCCGACCACCGATATGCCGTCGCCACCGTCGATACCGACTGGCAGGGAACCGAATACACGGTGGTCGTGGCCGTCTCGCTGGAGGATGCCGACGAGTCGGTGGCCGCACTCGTCCCACTGCTGGCGGTCGGCGGTCCGCTGGTGCTGCTCGTGGTGGGCGGGGTGATCTGGCTGGTGATCGGCCGGTCGCTGGCCCCGGTGGAACGGATGCGCCGCGAAGTGGCCGCGGTGTCCGACAGCAGCCTGGACCGGCGTGTCGACCAGCCGGCCTCCCGCGACGAGATCCATCGGCTGGCCGTCACCATGAACGCGATGCTCGATCGGCTGGAAAGCTCCCGGGATCGGCAGCGACGCTTCGTCTCCGACGCCTCGCACGAGCTCCGCTCCCCGATCACCACCCTGCGCCAGACCGGTGAGGTGGCCCGGACCTATCCCGACGCCATCGACCGCGCCGAACTCGCCGACACCGTCGTCGCCGAATCGTTGCGGCTGCAACGACTCGTCGACCAGCTTCTGCTTCTGACCCGCGCCGACGAGGGGCGTGCCGGGCCCACCCGCGGCGACGTCGATCTCGACGACCTGCTCCTGGCCGATGCCGCCCGCCTCGCGCGCGAACGTCCCGATCTCGCCGTCGATACCGGTGCCGTCGCCGCGACCCGGATATGGGGCGACCGGCCGGCACTGGAGCATGTGGTCCGCAATCTCACCGACAACGCCGCACGGCACGCCCGGACCCGTGTGACGTACTCGGCGTCCGAGTCCGACGGACGGGTGCGAGTGGCCGTCTGCGACGACGGCGCCGGTGTTCCCGATCAGGATCGGGATCGGATCTTCGAGCGGTTCGTCCGTCTCGACGAGGCCCGCGCCCGCGATGACGGCGGCAGCGGACTCGGCTTGGCGATCGTGCGGGAGATCGTCGACTCACACGGCGGAAATGTGCGTGTCGAGGACGCCGACGGCGGTGGTGCGCGGTTTGTGATCGAGCTCGCAGCGCACGGACCGGACTGATTCAGCGTCGATTCAGGCA contains:
- a CDS encoding sensor histidine kinase translates to MRATDWRPTVGEVLRRLTASIRVRATLGALVVVAVVLAAAAVALVLLQRDALRSGAADTAAARAAQISGQVTAAGPPATLVGESEDDKDYDEDDEEDPEPDDVVSQIYAGDRLVVSSQPGVMVPSHRGIVELAGADHRYAVATVDTDWQGTEYTVVVAVSLEDADESVAALVPLLAVGGPLVLLVVGGVIWLVIGRSLAPVERMRREVAAVSDSSLDRRVDQPASRDEIHRLAVTMNAMLDRLESSRDRQRRFVSDASHELRSPITTLRQTGEVARTYPDAIDRAELADTVVAESLRLQRLVDQLLLLTRADEGRAGPTRGDVDLDDLLLADAARLARERPDLAVDTGAVAATRIWGDRPALEHVVRNLTDNAARHARTRVTYSASESDGRVRVAVCDDGAGVPDQDRDRIFERFVRLDEARARDDGGSGLGLAIVREIVDSHGGNVRVEDADGGGARFVIELAAHGPD
- a CDS encoding DUF4334 domain-containing protein, coding for MQLHDVISDAPTTTDAAADLFDSLDAVEPEFMIGTWRGAEMPTGHPIDGALAASGWWGKQFIDAENVHPLLFPGRDGKSLWPMNPVLAFSALGALRAAPQLRNVSFAGPIGVTNFATRARGSKARLRTTRYRGVDSATMVYDQLPINDVFHRISDDAVLGAMDLKGVQRPYFFVLRRDESLPVR
- a CDS encoding response regulator transcription factor gives rise to the protein MRVLVVDDEVRLARSIRAGLVAEGCAVDLAHTGTDGLWLAQENSYDTIVLDLMLPGLNGYQVTRELRSAQNWTPVLMLTAKDGEWDQIEGLDTGADDYLTKPFSFPVLVARIRALSRRGATPRPAVLAAGDLRHDPAAGRTWRGDTEIGLTARETAMLALLMRNAGDVVSKQKILESLWDMNFDGDPNIVEVYIRHLRNKIDRPFARASIQTVRGAGYRLAADGG